tggttacgaatgTTCAACACTTCTGGCAAGTAACAGACAAAACTTGATTGATTAATactaaatattaggcgcttacctataatagttatcattttatacaagtataactatcacataataaatataaaaggagtttatccaaaaactgacagaagtgttgtgttttgtgcgttgtatcgtgtttgtgggcattcaggtgtgttgtgtttacgctggcgggtggcgtccttaccaactccggattatgtctattacatcactaaagttcatttaataactatatgcttgttaagtagaagattttaattgttaatagcattatattgtcgttttaatatgtaacacgtacacatatgcgaaacgtccgaagtggtaaaaatattagtgtgcgatgttgtcaatgtagagAGTGTCTTGTATCCGAACCGATGCCCTCCGAAAGTTATAAACGATTCGACCAGTGCTCGGCTTGTCGAGCTTCGGACATGTGGCTGGTtggccattattattattatatattattatcttGTACCATCTGATTACTCGCATTAACTTATTAGCAAATTCTACTGTCTCATTTTGGTTATATTATTGCCTTGGAAGACGAGAACAGCAAGGGACAGAAGCCAGCCCTTAACGTGTATACGAAAGAGTTTTGTACGAGTAGAGTCGACCCCGGTGTGGTGACGGAGGGTGACGCCACTATTATTATATACAGCTGGGCGAGCCTCGCCTCTTCTCCCCTTCTATAATGTCTCTCCGGGTGCTGGTAGGCTGTAAGAGAGTCATTGATTATGCCGTCAAGGTGAGCCACAACACGTTTGCTTCTTGCATacctcatttatggccattattgTGTATTTAGTGGTGAAGAGTGAGGTTGGTGACCGGGCCGCCGACGGTGGTCACTGATGCTCTTCACTCTAAAgatctctctcactcttactattACATTAGTTTGTTAATTAACAAACTTAAGCATACGCAGTAATGTGCTGTTCCCccaattctatatgaaagattacgcaGGTTAGATCAGAAACTAGCTGTAAGTTCATCTAATCTTCccgtctcacaggatggttagtcatacatggagtcCAGGGAGATAATACTTCACTcattacaaaaacaaatcaactctgactaaaagtctggagagaacatgaaatgtaagactgatctattagccttcactagcaaaatctgggtacaggctCTCTTACTAACTCTGATATCATCACATGCTCTACAGTATTCTTATACTGGCATAGCACTCTACCTTGATTTGATAATTACTTCgttaaatttaatatatttctgATTTACTGATGTGGTAAACATCGATTAGTTGTTTTCTAGATAGTAGCCCTCGGGTAATAATAATAGAAATtaatagataaatatatatatatgtgtgtatatcacgaaaataaacacgtgattaaaaatgtgacaatgtcagaccacggaggaaaaatgaaacgggaatttccttaagtactttcgtatattaatacatcttcagaaggactccttctgaagatgtattaatatacgaaagtacttaaggaaattcctgttgaatttttcctccgtggtctgacattgtcaaatatatatatataaatattagatATAAATAATAGATAAAATACCAGTATATGCACTAAAAATACTCCAAATTTTGACTATTTAAAATTAAATCATTAGATAAATTAAGTTGTTAGGTTATCCTACATTTCCAGAGGGTAAGTATTTTGTGAACCGGAGTAGACAAGATCTTTATATAAACAGCACGGTGGTGGTCACAATATTTAGTATTGGGATTAAACCTGCCACCTCCATAgtcatttaataaaaataacaaaaattaaacATGACCAAGGCAGTTTACCAACATAATTTAAAACCTTTCAAACCCAAAACCACAGGGATCTCGTAGTGCAGTTGGCTTCATTCTCGACTCAAGATCGGGGCTCCCCAGTTCTAttcctgggcgggacagaaatgttgggcacattttctttcacccagttcacctaacagtaaataaataCCCCGGGAGTTAACCATGTGTTGTGCAGTTACATCCTGGAGGTCAGAAGTTtacatcttgggggggggggggggggaggaagcccCATACAAGCCTAAATTATATTCCTGAACCAAGTTAACTTATGCCAGAAATGGTTGAAAACCAATAAGGTTTTACTCTTTGGCTGCAAAATCATTTTCTTGGCCTTATTCCTACTGACAGCCTAAAAATACTTGGAGAAATCAAATTTTAAATTAGATTTTTGCATTTATTACATGTCTATTAAGAACATTTTATGGTCTTTTCAGCTGTGCAATTAAAAAGTCACATAGTCTCTGTACAGAAcaaaaattattactttttaaaTACTGTTCAATACAGTATTTTTCATGAATAAGTCAGTTAATGTAGTCATTATCACAATTTTATCTGAAAATGTGTTACCTGCAGTAAGTTATATTGGTCCATTGTCATGTTGCACCATACAATACTAAAAATGCAAGTTTGACTTATAATGATGTACAACTGTTTATACCAGCTATAATTCATAATGTAATTATTATTTCAGTAGTATTTCATTGTAAGGTATGTTTTACCTGAGCATACGTAATTAGAGTTCTCCAAAAGTAAtgctccttccctctcccacttCAAGACATTTTGAGCATACAGTATAAGAAGTATAACAATGCATTTGACTTTGAATGTTTATCAGATAAGCTAATGTTGCTGATAATTTCTTTGGTTCACATTAGTAATGTGTTTTTGTGTTAAACTTTGCTAAAGAATGTATTTTTTAATTGCAGGTTCGTATAAGGCCCGATAAGCTGGGCGTGGTTACAGATGGTGTGAAGCACTCTATGAATCCTTTTGATGAAATTGCCATTGAGGAAGCAGTTCGTCTAAAGGAAAAGAAAATAGCCCAAGAAGTAATTGCTGTATCATGTGGGCCAACTCAGGCACAAGCAAGTAACCTTAGTTTTTGTTGTAAATTATAGGATGATtttacatatttactatgtactgtatgtgtaattaggatttaaattatttgaaaatggtgGATAAATTTATTTCATTAGAACtaaatgtgtttattattttGCAATTTTTGTAATAAATTGCATCTTGAAGAATTgctaatttatatttatttttaccatgtGATATATTATCCTTATTATTACCTCTTCTCTCACTTTCATTGTGTGAAGAGGCATTTGACAAAAGAATATAGAAGCATACTATAAGAATATAAAATTTTGTGCAGGATACCTATTCATTCAAATTGTTTGTTGCACTTGACAGCATTATGAAAAATCAGCACCACTGCACTACAGCAAACATTCACAGCAGTTCTCTGACCGAAATGTCATCACTTTATTTTCAAATGTGTGGATTAGGTGTCTAAAGCTCTTATGTATGGTTACAAAACAACTTCCTTTTGTTAGTCAGTAATGTAGCTtgataagtacagtactgtactgtattaaagTATTTATAaagcacagtacagtactgtaatgtacatatatattgaGGGACTTTTGGGATAATTTTTTGAGGAGGATCAAGCCCATAGTTATTGGCTGTGGGGCTGCTACCTAGTTATTACCCGTCTCCCACTACCTGCTCATCAATACTTCGCATCCAAATCtccccaccatcacaccacacaaACTATGTGCCCACCCCAGCTGTAGCTCATAACCCACAACCTCCCACATCCCAACACACCACATGATTATCCAACTGCCATCAACCATGCACCCACGTGACCCATACCAAACTACCAACTATTCACTCACCCCCAATCACCTACCTCACCTAACCCcaatcaccactacaaccaacaaTATGGCCACACCAACCACCTGAACCGTAGCCCCCACCAAAACCTATCCAGTCCGAACCCTCGCCCACCTATGTCGCCTATCCATCCCACAAACTCTCACACCAACATTACTCACTCGTGCTGCCTAACCACCCCACTCACcacattctctctccctctttttgtAAATATATGTTCAGAGGGGACGGGTGACATTTAttttaagaataattaataatacaaAAAGTATTGTTTGTATTGTGAGAGTTGGCTGGCAGAAGAACAAGAATACCTTCCTTGACTGACTGTGATTGAAACATAGATCTAGTTACTTGTTTTTTTTCTCTCGAGCAATCCTTTCACATATTTATTCTCACCATACAATatttttcttgcctaattttcccCTCCATTGCTTAGTATCTTCAGGAACCACATCAACTGCTCTTGCTACTTCATCTTGCTAAAAACATTTCCTCATTTTTATTTGTTTGTATAACGCCCACCAGCTTACCAGTCTTAGCCAAACATTACTTGCATTCAATGTCATAGCCATCTGGTCAAAgtcttttattaaaaaaaaactactattatcatttcataataatcaACCACTTTTCTTATTTTAAagttctaatttttttttataggaaACCATTCGCACTGCATTGGCCATGGGTGCAGATCGAGGCATTCATGTAGAAATACCTGCAAAAGAGATGGAGAAGCTGGAGCCCCTTCATGTGTCTAAGATTCTTGCTAAACTAGCAGAGAAAGAACAAGCAGGACTGGTGATATTAGGCAAGCAAGCTATTGATGATGATTCAAATGCCACTGCCCAGATGACAGCATCAATCCTCAATTGGCCACAAGCCACTTTTGCATCAAAGGTTAGAGTAATGTACAGTATTATATTGAACACATTTAGCATGGTACATATCTGTTTATAGTCTGATTTTGATTATGTGTGCATTTACACAAGTTGAAACCATATTTGCagcttcacagtaaatttaattcTTCATTGAAGTTTGTATAATTtcaaaattaaattaattaaaggcAATTAAATGTTTTGGGAACCTATGGTGGTATTGTATTGCTTTGACACATTATCATATGACCACAAACACTTTCAGCAATTGACTGTCAATTATTATTATGTACAGTATTGTGACTTATATGATGCTAATTAATTTAAATGAATGTTGCAGATAGAGAAGGAAGATGATTTTCTAAATGTAGTTCGTGAGGTTGATGGGGgtcttgaaacaatcaaagtAAAACTACCAGCTGTTGTTTCAGCTGATCTTCGTCTCAATGAACCTCGATATGCTACATTACCAAACATTATGGTAAGTACAGTACTATATATCACTTTATTATGGGAAATTTATTAAACTGTAGTTACTATAAAGCATAGATGCTTAACACAAGTTGTAAACAAAGGCAACGAGTGTGGACCTATATTTCATAGACATGATTAGTTCCATATCTCAGCATATGAGTGGAAGTTTTGATTTTTAAATGAATGGGAAGTATCATTTAGTTTAACAGTAGTTATTATTAGGGGTAAATGCTATTGCTAAAGAAAAGAAAATTAAATGTAGTACTGTAAAGGAGAAGAGCTAGAGGTGCCTTGTAGGTTTTGTAATAGGTAAAAATAAGTTTAATAAGGACATATATTAACCCTCAATCTGGAATGTATAAGTGAATAAAGTGGAAAATAAAAATCACAAGACCATGATGAATCTGTGAATAATTATTGAGGTCATATGACCTCTATTTATTCAAATAAAAAAATTTCTGGAAATCAAAACTAAATGTAAAATAATAAATTACAAATTGTAGCAGAGATGAAGATGGAAAAGCCAGTTATGAATAGAAAATGTAATAACCATCACTACATGA
The DNA window shown above is from Procambarus clarkii isolate CNS0578487 chromosome 82, FALCON_Pclarkii_2.0, whole genome shotgun sequence and carries:
- the Etfb gene encoding electron transfer flavoprotein subunit beta; protein product: MSLRVLVGCKRVIDYAVKVRIRPDKLGVVTDGVKHSMNPFDEIAIEEAVRLKEKKIAQEVIAVSCGPTQAQETIRTALAMGADRGIHVEIPAKEMEKLEPLHVSKILAKLAEKEQAGLVILGKQAIDDDSNATAQMTASILNWPQATFASKIEKEDDFLNVVREVDGGLETIKVKLPAVVSADLRLNEPRYATLPNIMKAKKKKIEKMKPADLGVDTTPHFDIIEVSDPPAREAGIKVEDVDTLISKLKEAGRI